One Polaribacter sp. KT25b DNA segment encodes these proteins:
- a CDS encoding RNA polymerase sigma factor, protein MQKDLETKFLSDFEQNQNIAHKICRLYTTNNDAHKDLFQEITIQLWKNYPKFRGDSKFSTWMYRVALNTAISLYRKSTRTVKTQDISDFSYKIKATTYDDTEEKQLASLHKAIHQLNDIEKALIFLYLEDKPYKEIAVTLGISSVNARVKMNRAKEKLKNILNP, encoded by the coding sequence GTGCAAAAAGATTTAGAGACTAAATTTTTATCAGACTTTGAACAAAATCAAAATATAGCTCATAAAATTTGTAGACTGTATACTACAAATAATGACGCTCATAAAGATTTATTTCAAGAAATAACCATTCAACTTTGGAAAAACTATCCGAAGTTTAGAGGAGATTCAAAATTTAGTACTTGGATGTATAGAGTTGCTTTAAATACTGCAATTTCTTTATATAGAAAATCTACAAGAACTGTAAAAACACAAGATATTAGCGATTTTTCTTATAAGATTAAAGCTACTACTTATGATGATACAGAGGAAAAACAATTAGCGTCTTTGCATAAAGCAATTCATCAATTAAATGATATTGAAAAAGCATTGATCTTTTTGTATTTAGAAGACAAACCTTATAAAGAAATTGCTGTTACTTTAGGTATTTCATCTGTAAATGCCAGAGTAAAAATGAACAGAGCAAAAGAAAAATTAAAGAATATTTTAAACCCATAA
- a CDS encoding MerR family transcriptional regulator, which produces MNKIKEEFTIKDLENISGIKAHTIRIWEKRYNLLEPKRTKTNIRFYNSDDLTKLLNIALLNNNNFKISKIAEMSDEDIVLKSRELAFESATNDEAINNFKIAMFQFDKILFNNSYNTLLHKKTFREIFKEVFLPFLNQIGLLWQTETLLPAHEHFISNLISQKIQLNTEKLQYNINDTNKMYVLFLPENEIHELGLLYLNYELVLRGFHTVYLGQSLPLNNLNYFFKNNKEICFITSLTIQPYDDKIEDYFNEINDLMSNSKNKFIATGRKVNNVSHLKLNTNIQLYNSILDLLKVL; this is translated from the coding sequence TTGAACAAAATTAAAGAGGAATTTACTATTAAAGATCTTGAAAATATTTCTGGAATTAAAGCTCATACAATTCGAATTTGGGAAAAGCGGTATAATTTATTAGAACCAAAACGAACAAAAACAAATATAAGGTTTTACAATTCAGACGATTTAACGAAGCTTTTAAATATTGCATTATTAAACAACAATAACTTTAAGATTTCTAAAATTGCAGAAATGTCTGATGAAGATATTGTTTTAAAATCTAGAGAATTAGCTTTTGAATCGGCAACTAATGATGAAGCAATAAATAATTTTAAAATAGCAATGTTTCAGTTTGATAAAATTCTTTTTAATAATTCTTACAACACCTTATTACACAAAAAAACGTTTAGAGAAATCTTTAAAGAAGTCTTTTTGCCATTTTTAAATCAAATAGGTTTATTATGGCAAACAGAAACTTTACTACCTGCACATGAGCATTTTATTTCAAATTTAATTTCTCAAAAAATACAATTAAATACAGAAAAGCTTCAATACAATATTAATGATACAAATAAAATGTATGTATTGTTTTTACCTGAAAATGAAATTCATGAATTAGGACTTTTGTACTTAAATTACGAATTGGTTCTTAGAGGTTTTCATACAGTGTATCTTGGACAAAGTTTACCTTTAAATAATTTAAATTATTTTTTTAAAAACAATAAAGAAATTTGCTTTATTACGTCTTTAACAATTCAACCTTATGATGATAAAATTGAAGATTATTTCAATGAGATTAATGACTTAATGAGCAATTCTAAAAATAAATTTATAGCAACAGGAAGAAAGGTTAATAATGTTAGTCACCTTAAATTAAATACTAATATTCAATTATATAATTCTATTTTAGATCTGTTAAAAGTTTTATAA
- a CDS encoding NAD(P)/FAD-dependent oxidoreductase: MKKNIHIIGSGFSALAASCYLAKEGYDVTVLEKNDTLGGRARQYKKDGFTFDIGPSWYWMPDVFERFFADFGKKPSDYYILDKLNPGYEVYFGENDSVKISSELKEIYDLFEKEEKGSAKYLKEFLNSAKSNYDTAIKDLVYQPGVSPLELVNTTTIARVSQFFSTIRKQVRKNIESSRLIKILEFPVLFLGAKPNNTPAFYNFMNYADFGLGTWHPRGGMYKVIEAMVSLSESLGVKFKTNSNVEKIITDSSNNVIGLKVNGEEIKTNLVLSGADYHHTETLLDDNVKQYSEKYWDKKTFAPSSLLFYVGFDKKIENVSHHTLFFDTDFDAHAKEIYDNPQWPTDPLFYANFTSITDKTSAPEGKEAGFFLIPLAPGIEDTEELREEYFHKIMDRFEKLTNQEVKKYVLFKKSFCVNDFKSEYNSYKGNAYGMANTLLQTAFLRPKIKSSKVKNLYFTGQLTVPGPGVPPALISGKIASELIFKNQQ; encoded by the coding sequence ATGAAGAAGAATATTCATATTATAGGTTCTGGTTTTTCTGCTTTAGCAGCTTCTTGCTATTTAGCAAAAGAAGGCTATGATGTTACTGTCTTAGAGAAAAATGATACTTTAGGAGGAAGAGCAAGGCAATATAAAAAAGATGGTTTCACTTTTGATATTGGTCCTTCTTGGTATTGGATGCCTGATGTTTTTGAACGTTTTTTTGCTGATTTTGGTAAAAAACCTTCTGATTATTATATTTTGGATAAGTTAAATCCTGGATATGAAGTTTATTTTGGAGAAAATGATTCCGTAAAAATTTCAAGTGAATTAAAAGAAATTTATGATTTATTTGAAAAAGAAGAAAAAGGAAGTGCAAAATATTTAAAAGAATTTTTAAATTCAGCAAAATCTAATTACGATACTGCCATAAAAGATTTGGTGTATCAACCAGGAGTTTCACCATTAGAGTTGGTAAACACAACAACGATTGCTAGAGTTTCTCAGTTCTTTTCAACGATAAGAAAACAAGTTAGAAAGAATATAGAAAGTTCTAGATTAATCAAAATTTTAGAATTTCCTGTTTTGTTTTTAGGAGCAAAACCAAATAATACACCAGCTTTTTATAATTTTATGAATTATGCAGATTTCGGACTTGGAACTTGGCATCCAAGAGGAGGAATGTATAAAGTTATTGAAGCAATGGTTTCTTTATCAGAAAGTTTAGGAGTAAAGTTCAAAACAAATTCTAATGTTGAAAAAATAATTACTGATAGTTCTAATAATGTAATCGGTTTAAAAGTTAACGGAGAAGAAATTAAAACAAATTTGGTTTTAAGTGGTGCAGATTATCATCACACAGAAACATTATTAGATGATAATGTAAAACAATATTCAGAAAAATATTGGGATAAAAAAACGTTTGCTCCATCATCATTGTTGTTTTATGTTGGTTTTGATAAAAAAATAGAAAATGTAAGTCATCACACACTTTTCTTTGACACAGATTTTGATGCACATGCAAAAGAAATTTATGACAATCCGCAATGGCCAACAGATCCACTTTTTTATGCAAATTTTACATCAATTACCGATAAAACATCAGCACCAGAAGGAAAAGAAGCTGGGTTTTTCTTGATTCCTTTAGCGCCAGGAATTGAAGATACAGAAGAACTTAGAGAAGAATATTTCCATAAAATTATGGATCGTTTTGAGAAATTAACAAATCAAGAAGTAAAAAAATACGTGTTGTTTAAAAAGTCATTTTGTGTAAATGATTTTAAAAGCGAATACAATTCTTATAAGGGAAATGCATACGGAATGGCAAATACACTTTTACAAACTGCTTTTTTAAGACCAAAAATAAAAAGTAGTAAAGTAAAAAATTTGTATTTTACAGGTCAATTAACAGTTCCTGGTCCTGGAGTTCCGCCAGCTTTGATATCAGGAAAAATTGCATCAGAATTAATTTTTAAAAATCAACAATAA
- a CDS encoding phytoene/squalene synthase family protein has product MKELFDSVSNDCSKLVTKKYSTSFSLAVNMLSPKIRTDIYNIYGFVRFADEIVDTFHEYNKELLMEHFERDYYLSKEHGISLNPILNSFQQTVNRYKIPDEMVQAFLKSMKADLFKTEYQTKEEYDAYIYGSADVVGLMCLKVFVDGDDKRFEELKDAAMRLGSAFQKVNFLRDLKDDFEVLNRSYFPNVDLGKLDATSKQLIIDEIEADFDYAYKNGILKLPVEAKFGVYMAYRYYRRLLKKLNKVPSEKIMDTRIRISDPMKINLLARSYVKYKLNII; this is encoded by the coding sequence ATGAAAGAATTATTTGACAGTGTTTCTAATGATTGCAGTAAGTTGGTTACTAAAAAATACAGTACTTCTTTTTCGTTGGCGGTAAATATGTTGTCACCAAAAATTAGAACGGATATTTATAATATTTATGGTTTTGTTCGTTTTGCTGATGAAATTGTAGATACTTTTCATGAGTATAATAAGGAACTTTTAATGGAACATTTTGAAAGAGATTATTATCTTTCAAAAGAACATGGAATAAGTTTAAATCCTATTTTAAATTCTTTTCAACAAACAGTAAATAGATATAAAATTCCGGATGAAATGGTGCAAGCTTTTTTAAAAAGCATGAAAGCCGATTTATTTAAAACAGAATATCAAACCAAAGAAGAATATGACGCATACATTTATGGTTCTGCAGATGTTGTTGGTTTAATGTGTTTAAAAGTTTTTGTTGATGGTGATGATAAAAGGTTTGAAGAATTAAAAGATGCTGCAATGCGTTTAGGTTCTGCTTTTCAAAAAGTAAATTTTTTACGCGATTTAAAAGATGATTTTGAAGTGTTAAATCGTTCTTATTTTCCAAATGTAGATTTAGGAAAATTAGATGCTACTTCAAAGCAATTGATTATTGATGAAATTGAAGCAGATTTTGATTATGCTTATAAAAATGGAATTCTTAAATTGCCTGTTGAAGCGAAGTTTGGCGTTTATATGGCATACAGATATTACAGAAGGTTATTAAAGAAGTTAAATAAAGTTCCATCAGAAAAAATTATGGATACTCGAATTCGAATTTCTGATCCAATGAAAATTAATCTATTAGCAAGAAGCTACGTAAAATATAAATTAAATATTATTTAA
- a CDS encoding sterol desaturase family protein: MMYIFITLGVFLLMEGVTWCTHKFVMHGFGWYLHEDHHQPKYQGVFEKNDAFFVVFATPSILLFYFGTYTSHTYLFFIGLGILFYGIAYFLVHDVLIHQRFKWFKHTNNRYLKGLRKAHKIHHKHLGKEEGECFGMLFVPFKYFKKPKI; the protein is encoded by the coding sequence ATGATGTACATATTTATTACACTTGGTGTTTTTTTATTGATGGAAGGCGTAACTTGGTGTACACATAAATTTGTAATGCATGGTTTTGGTTGGTATTTGCATGAAGATCATCATCAACCAAAATACCAAGGAGTTTTTGAAAAAAATGATGCTTTTTTTGTCGTTTTTGCAACTCCAAGTATTTTACTTTTTTACTTTGGTACATATACATCACATACGTATTTATTTTTTATTGGACTCGGAATTCTGTTTTACGGAATTGCTTATTTTTTAGTGCATGATGTTTTAATTCATCAGCGTTTTAAATGGTTTAAGCACACAAATAATCGTTATTTAAAAGGATTGAGAAAAGCACACAAAATTCATCATAAGCATTTAGGAAAAGAAGAAGGAGAATGTTTTGGAATGTTATTTGTGCCTTTTAAATACTTTAAAAAACCAAAAATATAG
- a CDS encoding lycopene cyclase domain-containing protein, producing the protein MFLYLLLNLGSISIPLLYSFEKKMRFIKHWKAVFLSLIIVSIFFLIWDAIFTANGVWGFNPDYHLNFLLFGMPIDEWMFFICIPYASIFIHYSLEYFKPNLLISEKITKLITAFFILILLPVIFMNTDKAYTLVNYSFLVFVLLMGFFFGIKHLQRFYISFLIILVPFFIVNGVLTGTGIDEPVVWYNNAENLGIRLLTIPIEDIGYAFTMIFGNVLLIEKFKK; encoded by the coding sequence GTGTTTCTATATCTGCTTTTAAATCTTGGTTCTATTAGTATTCCGCTTTTATATTCTTTCGAGAAAAAAATGCGATTTATAAAACATTGGAAAGCAGTTTTTCTTTCATTAATAATCGTTTCCATCTTTTTTTTAATTTGGGATGCTATTTTTACAGCAAATGGAGTTTGGGGTTTTAATCCAGATTATCACTTAAATTTCTTGCTTTTTGGAATGCCAATTGATGAGTGGATGTTCTTTATCTGCATTCCGTATGCGAGTATCTTTATTCATTATTCTTTAGAATATTTTAAACCTAATTTGCTAATTTCAGAAAAGATAACAAAGTTGATTACAGCTTTTTTTATACTGATTTTATTGCCTGTAATTTTTATGAATACAGACAAAGCTTACACTTTAGTAAATTATAGTTTTCTCGTTTTTGTTTTGTTGATGGGTTTTTTCTTTGGAATAAAACATTTACAAAGGTTCTATATTTCTTTCCTTATCATTTTAGTTCCTTTTTTTATTGTCAACGGAGTTCTTACAGGAACTGGAATCGACGAACCTGTTGTTTGGTATAACAACGCAGAAAACCTTGGTATTCGTTTGTTAACAATTCCTATAGAAGATATTGGTTATGCTTTTACCATGATTTTCGGTAATGTTTTGTTGATTGAGAAGTTTAAGAAATAA
- a CDS encoding cation-translocating P-type ATPase: protein MSVNNFNIKGLNNDQVIAARKKYGKNSLDYKKENNFLDAIKTLAKEPMVLLLLAASLIYFISGRTDDAIFLASAIILVSIISLFQDSRSRNALQKLKKLSQPHCKVIRNGKIVEIKSEDLVVGDRLIVEEGTSITADGIIVHSNDFSVNESTLTGESMSVFKDKDKKDNLIFRGTTVTSGLAIATITNIGNETKLGEIGKSLGSIKEEKTPLELQITNFVKTMVIAGTIVFLVVWAINYFHSHDLLDSLLKALTLAMSILPEEIPVAFTTFMAIGAWRLMKMGIVVKQMKTVETLGSATVICTDKTGTITENKMSLAKVFSLNSDRIVSPKEANEDEKILITLAMWASEPIPFDAMEISLHQVYQDFQEQDERPNFKLIHEYPLGGKPPMMTHIFENNSGKRIIATKGAPEALIAVSNLTNVEKDKIKNEIQTITSQGYRVLGVGQSDFKGTDFPKTQQEFKFNFKGIVAFYDPPKKNINKVFEDFYKAGISVKIITGDNAATTTAIAEQVAFKGFEHSITGDELMQLSEKELEESVMTTNIFTRMFPEAKLRIINALKAKNQIVAMTGDGVNDGPALKAAHIGIAMGKKGTEIAKQAASLILVDDDLSKMVTAIAMGRKIYTNLKKAIQYVISIHIPIILTVFIPLALGWIYPNILSPVHIIFLEIIMGPTCSIIFENEPMEKNTMSQKPRPFTTTFFNWNELTTSIIQGLVITIGTLFVYQYAVYMLYDEALTRTMVFTVLITANIFLTLVNRSFYYSIFTTLKYKNNLVLLIISITIIITGLLLFVPSLTTFFEFKKLNFSQLVICIGIGFVSVIWYEFVKIKTRLKSNKI, encoded by the coding sequence ATGTCTGTCAATAATTTCAATATAAAAGGATTGAATAATGATCAGGTAATTGCTGCCAGAAAAAAATATGGTAAAAATAGTCTAGACTATAAGAAAGAAAATAATTTCTTAGATGCTATTAAAACATTGGCAAAAGAGCCTATGGTTCTTCTTTTGTTAGCAGCATCTCTTATTTATTTTATCAGTGGAAGAACTGATGATGCAATCTTTTTGGCTTCTGCCATAATTCTTGTTTCTATTATTTCATTATTCCAAGATTCAAGAAGTAGAAATGCACTACAAAAACTAAAAAAACTCTCTCAACCACATTGTAAAGTCATTAGAAATGGAAAGATAGTAGAGATTAAAAGCGAGGATCTTGTTGTTGGAGATCGTTTAATTGTAGAAGAAGGAACTTCAATTACTGCAGATGGAATTATTGTTCATTCTAATGATTTTTCTGTCAATGAATCTACGCTAACAGGAGAATCTATGTCAGTTTTTAAAGACAAAGACAAAAAAGACAATCTAATTTTTAGAGGAACAACTGTAACCAGTGGTTTAGCAATTGCTACCATAACTAATATTGGTAACGAAACTAAATTAGGTGAAATAGGTAAAAGTTTAGGGAGTATAAAAGAAGAAAAAACACCTCTAGAATTGCAAATAACTAACTTTGTAAAGACAATGGTTATTGCAGGAACAATTGTCTTTCTGGTGGTTTGGGCAATCAATTATTTTCATTCTCACGATTTATTAGATAGTCTACTTAAAGCTTTAACTTTAGCGATGAGTATTTTACCAGAAGAAATTCCAGTAGCATTTACTACGTTTATGGCAATTGGTGCTTGGCGATTGATGAAAATGGGAATAGTGGTAAAGCAAATGAAAACAGTAGAAACATTAGGAAGTGCTACTGTAATTTGTACAGATAAAACAGGAACTATTACTGAAAATAAAATGAGTTTGGCAAAGGTGTTTTCGCTGAATTCTGATAGAATAGTTTCTCCTAAAGAAGCTAATGAGGATGAAAAAATATTAATAACTCTAGCAATGTGGGCTAGTGAACCTATTCCGTTTGATGCAATGGAAATATCATTACACCAAGTTTACCAAGATTTCCAAGAACAAGATGAACGTCCTAATTTTAAGCTAATACACGAATATCCACTTGGTGGAAAACCGCCTATGATGACGCATATTTTTGAAAATAATTCAGGTAAAAGAATTATTGCGACAAAAGGTGCTCCAGAAGCATTAATTGCAGTTTCTAATTTAACGAATGTTGAAAAGGATAAAATTAAAAATGAAATTCAAACGATTACATCTCAAGGATATAGAGTTTTAGGAGTTGGACAAAGTGATTTTAAAGGAACTGATTTTCCTAAAACACAGCAAGAATTTAAGTTTAACTTTAAAGGAATCGTTGCTTTTTATGATCCTCCGAAAAAAAATATCAATAAAGTATTTGAAGACTTTTACAAAGCAGGAATATCAGTCAAAATTATAACTGGAGATAATGCAGCAACTACTACAGCTATTGCAGAGCAAGTTGCTTTTAAAGGTTTTGAACATAGTATTACTGGTGATGAATTGATGCAGTTATCAGAAAAAGAGCTAGAAGAAAGTGTGATGACCACAAATATTTTTACTAGAATGTTTCCTGAAGCAAAATTGAGAATTATCAATGCATTAAAAGCAAAAAATCAAATTGTAGCTATGACTGGAGATGGCGTAAATGATGGTCCTGCTTTAAAAGCTGCTCATATTGGTATTGCCATGGGAAAAAAAGGAACTGAAATAGCGAAACAAGCAGCTTCTTTGATATTAGTGGATGATGATTTATCAAAAATGGTTACTGCAATTGCCATGGGTAGAAAAATATATACCAACTTAAAAAAAGCCATTCAATACGTTATATCTATTCACATCCCGATTATTCTTACTGTTTTTATTCCGCTTGCTTTAGGATGGATTTATCCAAATATACTTTCTCCAGTTCACATTATATTTCTAGAAATAATTATGGGACCAACCTGTTCTATCATATTTGAGAATGAGCCAATGGAAAAAAATACAATGTCTCAGAAACCAAGACCATTTACCACCACTTTTTTTAATTGGAATGAGCTTACTACAAGTATCATTCAAGGTTTGGTAATTACAATTGGAACTTTGTTTGTTTATCAATATGCAGTTTATATGTTGTATGATGAAGCGCTAACAAGAACAATGGTATTTACAGTATTAATTACTGCTAATATTTTTTTAACACTGGTAAATAGATCTTTTTATTATTCAATCTTCACTACCCTAAAATATAAAAACAACTTGGTTTTACTTATAATTTCGATTACAATTATAATTACAGGATTATTGCTTTTTGTACCTAGTTTGACGACTTTCTTTGAATTTAAGAAACTTAATTTTTCTCAGTTAGTAATTTGTATCGGAATAGGTTTTGTTTCTGTTATTTGGTATGAATTTGTAAAAATAAAAACTAGATTAAAAAGTAATAAAATATAG
- a CDS encoding esterase family protein, with the protein MKREYHKWYSQHLEKEMELLIFGYAGTKVLFFPPRMGRFFDYENWEIISALKQKIINGELQVFCVDSVDLESFYNSFKDPGYRIYRHIQYENYVIEEVLPLANLINSNKNVVSAGCSLGAYHAVNIAFRHPDLFTKVVGMSGRYDLTKSSGDFKDLLNGFHNDFVYFNMPNQYLKNLKDSDLISEITKLDIIAIGKEDSFLESNLKLSDILKEKGVPYNLYIWNEEAHRARYWRKMVEIYF; encoded by the coding sequence ATGAAAAGAGAATATCATAAATGGTATAGTCAGCATCTTGAAAAAGAAATGGAACTTCTTATATTTGGCTATGCTGGCACTAAAGTATTGTTTTTTCCTCCTAGAATGGGACGCTTTTTCGATTATGAAAATTGGGAAATTATATCTGCACTAAAACAAAAAATTATAAATGGAGAATTACAGGTTTTTTGTGTAGATAGTGTAGATTTAGAATCATTTTATAATAGTTTTAAGGATCCTGGATATCGTATTTATAGACATATTCAATATGAAAATTATGTTATAGAAGAAGTATTACCACTTGCTAATTTAATAAACTCAAACAAAAATGTTGTTTCTGCAGGATGTAGTTTGGGCGCGTATCATGCTGTTAATATTGCTTTTCGTCATCCAGATTTATTTACTAAAGTTGTAGGAATGAGCGGACGTTACGATCTTACAAAATCTAGCGGCGATTTTAAAGATTTGCTAAATGGTTTTCATAATGATTTTGTGTATTTCAACATGCCAAATCAATATTTAAAAAACTTGAAAGATTCAGATTTGATTTCAGAAATAACTAAATTGGATATTATAGCAATCGGAAAAGAAGATTCTTTTTTAGAAAGTAATTTAAAACTATCTGATATTTTAAAAGAAAAAGGAGTTCCTTATAATTTATATATATGGAACGAAGAAGCTCATAGAGCTAGATATTGGAGGAAAATGGTAGAAATTTATTTTTAA
- a CDS encoding GDSL-type esterase/lipase family protein, with product MFWFHPDLERLENQIQELEYDPKLIFYGSSTFTSWKELTTIFRKHNPVNLGFGGSTLAACAWFFDRVFENIKEIDAIIIYAGDNDLADGRHPEEVILFLENLLLKIRTKYGNIKCTFISIKPSIARSYLLKSIHYTNHKIKQLLYNDDDCYFVNIYDLLLDKKGNPDGKYFEEDGLHFNSLGYQLLTKALKKHPEIFPKKILHKMF from the coding sequence ATGTTTTGGTTTCATCCAGATTTAGAGCGATTAGAAAATCAAATTCAAGAATTAGAATATGATCCAAAATTGATTTTTTATGGTAGTTCTACATTTACTTCTTGGAAAGAATTAACGACTATTTTTAGAAAACATAATCCCGTAAACTTAGGTTTTGGAGGTTCTACTTTAGCAGCATGTGCTTGGTTCTTTGATCGTGTTTTTGAAAACATAAAAGAAATTGATGCTATTATAATCTATGCTGGAGACAACGACTTAGCTGATGGAAGACATCCAGAAGAAGTAATCTTATTTTTAGAAAATTTGTTACTAAAAATTAGAACAAAATACGGAAATATAAAATGCACCTTTATCTCTATAAAACCGAGTATTGCACGTAGTTATTTGCTAAAAAGTATTCATTATACAAATCATAAAATAAAACAATTATTATATAATGATGATGATTGTTATTTTGTAAATATTTACGATTTATTATTGGATAAAAAAGGAAATCCTGATGGTAAATATTTTGAAGAAGATGGTTTACATTTTAATTCTTTAGGTTACCAATTATTAACAAAAGCACTTAAAAAACATCCAGAAATATTTCCCAAAAAAATACTACATAAAATGTTTTAA
- a CDS encoding metallophosphoesterase, translating into MKYIRILLLSFTLVLMACDHPFEFSVYEANVKSGQRNTTEKNLKLLEDITINTKEFKFAFISDVHFFYDQLRTVIEDINKRDDIKFVIFGGDIADQALLREYEIFYDMMEDLKKPYLTVIGNHDYNNNGEIIYKKMFGDYNYSFDFNNNKFVLFDDIVWESEKELDFDWLTSQLKGNESYNQVFVITHIPPYGDQFDDELREKYRSIMSEYKVPLSIHGHTHSFNYEQGEVSYLTAPAVKAKAYNIVSVEDKGFSVELIEL; encoded by the coding sequence ATGAAATATATTAGAATACTATTACTGAGTTTTACGCTTGTTCTTATGGCTTGCGATCATCCTTTCGAATTTAGTGTTTATGAAGCAAATGTAAAAAGCGGACAACGAAATACTACCGAAAAAAACTTAAAATTATTAGAGGATATTACAATTAATACTAAAGAATTTAAATTCGCTTTTATTTCTGATGTGCATTTTTTTTATGATCAATTAAGAACTGTAATTGAAGATATAAATAAAAGAGATGATATTAAATTTGTAATCTTTGGCGGTGATATTGCAGATCAAGCATTATTAAGAGAATATGAGATTTTTTATGATATGATGGAAGATCTTAAAAAACCTTACTTAACTGTCATTGGAAATCATGATTATAATAATAATGGAGAAATCATTTATAAAAAAATGTTTGGGGATTATAATTATTCTTTTGATTTTAATAACAACAAGTTTGTACTTTTTGATGATATCGTTTGGGAAAGTGAAAAGGAGTTAGATTTTGATTGGTTAACATCGCAATTAAAAGGAAATGAAAGTTATAATCAAGTATTTGTAATTACTCATATTCCTCCTTATGGAGATCAATTTGATGATGAATTAAGAGAAAAATATCGTTCTATAATGTCAGAATATAAAGTTCCATTGTCTATTCACGGCCATACACATAGTTTTAATTACGAACAAGGTGAAGTCAGTTATTTAACTGCACCTGCTGTTAAAGCGAAGGCATATAATATTGTTTCGGTAGAGGATAAAGGTTTTAGTGTTGAATTGATAGAATTATAA
- a CDS encoding VOC family protein gives MITKIEHVNITVPDIDAAVSFLQIIAPDFKIKKDEKPINDKRWMHIGNDEFYFALQEAPIATHPIKPNQTYINYGFNHIGLVVNNIDKIEKKLIKSGYQKGIDTPKETFRKRIYYFDNAGFEWELVEYLSEKNEDKYLYE, from the coding sequence ATGATCACAAAAATTGAACACGTAAATATTACAGTTCCTGATATTGATGCAGCTGTTTCTTTCCTTCAAATTATTGCTCCAGATTTTAAAATTAAAAAAGATGAAAAACCTATAAATGATAAAAGATGGATGCATATTGGTAATGATGAATTCTACTTTGCGTTGCAAGAAGCACCTATTGCAACTCATCCAATAAAACCAAATCAAACATATATTAATTACGGATTTAATCATATTGGTTTAGTGGTAAATAATATTGATAAAATTGAAAAAAAGCTAATAAAATCTGGTTATCAAAAAGGAATTGATACTCCAAAAGAAACCTTTAGAAAAAGAATTTACTATTTTGATAACGCAGGTTTTGAGTGGGAATTGGTAGAATATTTATCAGAAAAAAATGAAGATAAGTATTTATATGAATAA